In Oncorhynchus tshawytscha isolate Ot180627B linkage group LG28, Otsh_v2.0, whole genome shotgun sequence, a genomic segment contains:
- the LOC112226912 gene encoding PAX-interacting protein 1 — MSGEEPKVPEELFKDVKFYVVGDIDQKVVQLLKAGKGKEVSYNALATHIIAEDGDNPEVGESREVFDLPVVKPSWVTLSVRCGDLLPVTGFSPESGQIFFGVTACLPKLPEDLNTLWALITFYGGDCQLNLNKKCTHLIVPEPKEEKYEVALKHSSIKIVTPEWITHSVLDKSRKDEALYHPRLTYQELEEDEESEYESLSEGSYSPPGRRRPGPRSRRSSSSSRDDSPASGRGGTSPKAERRDELMFDDSDDSSTEKEERNLNWTPVEITGPPPGPKRRLQPGKDSGLINLCASVPPVPGSAGPPDTRAALGPSGAQSGAERPEGMAGWSPAARTLRNITNNSDIQQTTRPSNVAHSLSASTKTLEQQQTNQGQPNTQPNPLLFNQVKPQGQQQLTVEAQQQLLQQQPHQVPQQPPQQLPQQQHPMLQHIPPQQLMQLHHQQQQQPQVPQQGFPPQLSQQPAHQFIQHKQPHQQQIHQQQIFPQQQQQQQPPRAFSQQQLRPQQLPRPPIQQQQLQQQQQQHALQQQLQQFQQHRLQLQLQQQQNQQQQLHQQHLQQQQHFLQQQMQQQHMQQLQQQQHLQSQQQSLQQHPSQQQQGSLQPQLPQVHQLFGHEPGQEIPEDGFLVGCVFAIADYPEQMADKQLLATWKRIIQAYGGVVDSSLSNRCTHLLCETQVSSMYVQALREGRRCVTAHWLNTILKKKKMVPPHRTLHLPFAFPPGAKPCSQHIISVTGFVDSERDDLKLMAYLAGARYTGYLCRSNTVLICKEPSGLKYEKAKEWRIPCVNAQWLCDILLGNFEVLRQVQHSRYSNFNLQEPLIPNQHLVQNLLGAWRAPVKVSPDALAALQLQQKQKQSESNSQHPNKKPRLEEIEAPTKKLPPESTPYIFFTGFEPTQVQQFMKRLHNLGGEIAKSAQKCTHLVANKVTRTVKFLTAMSIVEHIVTPEWLEESWKSQKFVDEQNYMLKDAEAEVLFGFSLEESLKRAHAAPLFKGKYFYITPGICPSLTTMKAIIESAGGKVLPKQPSFRKIMEHKQNKNLPEIILISCENDLHLCREYFLKNIDVHNAEFILTGVLTQNLDYESNKFT, encoded by the exons ATGTCGGGCGAAGAACCGAAGGTCCCAGAAGAGCTCTTCAAAGATGTTAAATTCTACGTGGTCGGGGACATTGACCAAAAG GTTGTCCAGCTCCTAAAAGCGGGGAAAGGAAAAGAGGTCTCATACAATGCCTTGGCTACACACATCATAGCAGAGGATGGGGATAACCCAGAGGTTGGGGAGTCACGAGAAGTCTTTGACCTTCCAGTTGTCAAG CCGTCTTGGGTGACTTTGTCCGTAAGATGTGGAGACCTGCTACC AGTTACAGGATTCTCCCCAGAGTCGGGACAAATATTCTTCGGTGTCACGGCATGTCTGCCAAAG CTACCAGAAGATCTCAACACTCTTTGGGCCTTGATCACTTTTTATGGCGGTGACTGTCAACTCAAcctaaacaagaaatgcactcacCTGATTGTTCCAGAGCCAAAAGAG GAAAAGTATGAGGTCGCCCTGAAGCACAGCAGCATCAAAATCGTCACGCCAGAGTGGATCACACACTCGGTGTTGGACAAGAGCCGGAAGGACGAGGCTCTGTACCACCCCCGGTTGACCTACCAGGAGttggaagaggatgaggagagtgAGTATGAGTCGCTCTCCGAGGGCAGCTACAGCCCTCCAGGCCGCAGGCGCCCAGGCCCCAGGTCCCGGAGATCCAGCTCCTCCTCAAGAGACGACTCCCCTGCTAGTGGCCGAGGAGGGACCTCGCCCAAAGCCGAGCGACGAGACGAGCTCATGTTCGATGACTCGGATGACTCTTCCACGGAGAAGGAGGAACGGAACCTGAACTGGACCCCAGTAGAGATTACCGGGCCACCCCCGGGTCCCAAACGCAGACTGCAGCCAGGGAAGGACTCTGGTCTGATCAACCTCTGTGCCAGCGTGCCCCCTGTGCCGGGCAGTGCAGGGCCACCAGACACCCGGGCTGCCCTGGGACCCAGTGGTGCCCAGTCGGGGGCAGAGAGGCCAGAGGGCATGGCAGGCTGGAGCCCAGCGGCCAGGACGCTACGGAACATTACCAACAACTCTGACATCCAGCAGACCACCAGACCCTCCAACGTTGCACAT AGTCTCTCTGCCTCAACGAAGACATTGGAGCAGCAGCAAACGAACCAGGGCCAGCCCAACACCCAACCCAACCCGCTCCTGTTCAACCAAGTGAAGCCCCAAGGTCAGCAGCAGCTCACAGTCGAAGCACAGCAGCAGTTACTGCAGCAGCAGCCCCACCAGGTCCCCCAACAGCCACCTCAGCAGCTGCCACAGCAACAGCACCCCATGCTGCAGCATATTCCACCACAGCAACTCATGCAATTGCACCACCAGCAGCAACAGCAACCGCAGGTTCCTCAGCAAGGGTTCCCTCCTCAGTTATCACAACAACCGGCCCATCAGTTCATCCAGCATAAGCAGCCGCACCAACAGCAGATCCACCAACAACAGATCTTCccccagcaacaacaacaacagcaaccgCCACGTGCATTCTCACAGCAACAACTGCGACCACAGCAGCTCCCCCGGCCGCccatacagcagcagcagctccaacaacagcagcagcagcatgctTTACAACAGCAGTTACAGCAGTTCCAGCAGCACAGGCTCCAGTTACAGCTCCAACAGCAGCAGAACCAGCAGCAGCAACTCCATCAACAACacctccaacagcagcagcatttcCTGCAGCAACAGATGCAGCAGCAGCACATGCAGCAGcttcaacagcagcagcatctccAGAGCCAGCAGCAGTCGCTGCAGCAGCATCCGAGCCAGCAGCAACAAGGGTCACTACAGCCTCAGCTTCCTCAAGTGCACCAGTTGTTTGGCCACGAGCCAGGCCAAGAGA TTCCAGAAGATGGCTTCTTGGTGGGCTGTGTGTTTGCTATCGCTGACTACCCAGAGCAGATGGCAGACAAGCAGCTCCTAGCCACGTggaagaga ATTATCCAGGCCTATGGTGGAGTTGTGGACTCCTCTCTCAGCAACcgctgcactcacctgctctgtgaAACTCAAGTCAGCAGCATGTATGTCCAG GCCCTACGAGAGGGGAGGCGCTGTGTCACTGCCCACTGGCTGAACACCATCCTGAAGAAAAAGAAGATGGTTCCTCCTCACAGAACCCTTCACCTCCCCTTCGCCTTCCCACCAGGAGCCAAGCCCTGCTCACAACAC ATCATCTCCGTAACTGGCTTTGTGGACTCAGAACGCGACGACCTGAAGCTGATGGCCTACCTGGCAGGAGCCAGATACACAGGCTACCTCTGTCGTAGTAACACTGTGCTCATCTGTAAAGA GCCCAGTGGTCTGAAGTATGAGAAGGCCAAGGAGTGGAGGATCCCCTGCGTCAACGCCCAGTGGCTCTGTGACATTCTCCTGGGGAACTTTGAAGTCCTCCGGCAGGTCCAGCACAGCAGATACTCCAACTTCAACCTGCAGGAACCACTCATCCCCAACCAGCATCTGGTTCAGAACCTACTGG GTGCTTGGCGGGCTCCTGTGAAGGTTTCGCCTGACGCGTTGGCGGCATTGCAGTTGCAACAAAAGCAGAAACAGTCTGAGTCGAACTCCCAGCATCCAAATAAGAAACCACG ACTTGAGGAGATCGAAGCCCCAACCAAGAAGCTTCCACCAGAATCCACACCGTACATTTTCTTCACTGGCTTTGAGCCAACACAGGTCCAACAATTCATGAAG AGGCTGCACAACCTTGGAGGGGAGATCGCAAAGAGTGCTCAAAAGTGCACCCATCTGGTGGCCAACAAGGTGACGAGGACTGTGAAGTTCCTCACGGCGATGTCCATTGTCGAGCACATCGTCACCCCTGAGTGGTTAGAAGAGAGCTGGAAGAGCCAGAAGTTTGTTG ATGAGCAGAACTACATGCTAAAAGATGCAGAAGCAGAGGTGCTGTTCGGCTTCAGTCTGGAAGAGTCACTGAAGAGGGCCCACGCTGCACCACTCTTCAAG GGCAAGTATTTCTATATTACCCCTGGGATCTGTCCCAGCCTTACCACTATGAAAGCCATCATAGAGAGCGCAGGAGGCAAGGTGCTTCCCAAGCAGCCCTCCTTCCGCAAAATAATGGAGCACAAGCAAAATAAG AACCTTCCTGAGATCATTCTGATATCCTGTGAGAATGATCTTCATCTATGTAGAGAGTACTTCTTGAAGAACATTG ACGTTCACAATGCTGAGTTTATATTGACTGGAGTATTGACACAGAACTTGGATTATGAATC AAATAAATTCACATGA